In the genome of Arachis stenosperma cultivar V10309 chromosome 2, arast.V10309.gnm1.PFL2, whole genome shotgun sequence, the window AGCACTGGACTTggaatattaaaatatttaggTTACTTACAAAGAAACTTGATGTGGATCAGGTCTGACAGAGTCCCTGTTTTCTAGTCACAAAGATGAATATCTTGAATATGAGCAGGCAGCTCTTAGACAATTATATAAAGTGAAGGTTGGTAATTGTTTTAAGTTCTTTTCGTTTCAAAATTGGATCTGGTTGGCAACGCTTTAGATGGGTTAATGCAATGCAGATGGAGGAATTGCGAGCGGAAGGCCAGATTTCTGATTCATCTGGGTCACTTGGACGCTCAAAAGGAGCATCAGTGGCTGCTGCTTCATCTCAGCAACAAATATCTGTCACTGTTGTGACAGAGTTTGTCCGTTGGAATGAAGAAGCCATATCAAGATGCAATCTCTTCTGTTCCCAGGTAACTTTTCTGTGATTCCATTTTGGGGTATTTTTCTTCCAAAAGTGTCCTTTATGAAACTCAACATAGTACTCACTTGGGATAACTGTTGTAAGAACCTTTTACCGAGTAAAAGCAGTGTAATGGAATGCTGAATCTTCTGTTCTTTTGCAGCCTGCCACACTTGCAACCCATGTTAAAGCCGTGTTTACATGTTTACTAGATCAAGTAAGTTGGTAGCTTCACAATTTGTCAGAATGCAAACATTTGGTACATTTTATTTACTGGAGCTCAGTATTTTCTGGTCTGTCTTTATTCATTTTACAGGTCAGTCAATATATTGCGGATGGGCTTGAACGAGCTAGAGACAGCCTGACTGAGGCAGCTAATTTACGGGAAAGATTTGTGCTGGGTACAAGTGTGAGCCGTAGAGTGGCTGCTGCAGCTGCATCTGCTGTAACTTCAAGAGCCTTTGCATGCTTATGATTGAATTTTTTGCTTCCAATGCTGTATAAGATATGAAGGTGTTTTAAGAAAACATATTGAATTTACTTGTCGATATGCAGGCTGAGGCTGCCGCTGCAGCTGGAGAAAGCAGTTTCAGATCATTCATGGTTGCTGTACAACGTTCTGGAAGCAGTGTAGCTATTATTCAACAAGTAATTTAAGAagactttttcttttatatatatatatatatatatatatattgggtTAACAGTAAGAAAACCTCAAACTGAATTGATTGCTTATCTACTACAGTATTTTGCAAATTCTATATCCCGGCTTCTACTTCCCGTGGATGGTGCACATGCTGCTTCTTGTGAAGAAATGGCAACAGCAATGTCCAGTGCAGAGGCTGCTGCTTACAAAGGACTACAACAGTGCATTGAAACTGTCATGGCCGAGGTTAGTTGTGCCTGACTGTAGTTTGTCATGAACAGTCTTTTGCGACCTATCCTACAATTTAATGCTGAGATTTTGGTGGTTAAATTTTTcgtgctttctttttgctataATATAAAGCTGGAATTATAATATCTAAAATCATAAATGTTCCACTTTAAACCATGGATAGGTGGAGCGATTACTCTCAGCTGAGCAAAAGGCAACAGACTATCGAACATCTGATGATAATCTGGTTCCTGATCACCGGGCAACCAATGCCTGCACAAGGTGGATATAACTTGAAGACCCAAGTATATTTTCTGTTATATTTTTTAGCGGTATTGATAATGTTATTTGTATTATTGGACTGATAGTTTCTcaattattttcttttactgaacatttaaatttgaatatatatatatatatatttatttattgaagaGAGAGTCTTAAGGCGTTAAGCTCCAATTTGGATTTGTAGAAAAAATACTACATATATTAAGTATGGGATTACAATGACGAAGGAAAACGTCAAACTATATCTTTAATGTCAATCCATCAGTTTCTAAGCTTCCATTTTTAAAGGGATGATCAGAGTGGTTCCTGATCTTTCCTGTCCTCTTTGGTTTCATAGCAGTTTTACATAGGTTACCAGAGCATAGGTTTCAATGTTATCTAGGAGACCAGTTTTAAATTCTTTGTATAATGTAGATGACTCTGATTATTGTtcctattattattttgatagaAAATGACTTGCTGTTTATTCTATTTTATGTCAAATAATGCATTAGAGTGATAAAATTATCAGTCAAAATCTGTTTCCCGAAGTTTCTATTACTAATAAGTATATTTGGTTCTTTGTTAGGGTTGTGGCTTATCTTTCTCGTGTGCTGGAGTCCGCATTCACAGCTCTAGAAGGTCTTAACAAGCAAGCATTCCTGACTGAGTTGGTATGTGTTTTATGTCTGTTCCCTGAATGAAACAGTATGATACTTATAGAAACACAAATCCTTTAGATTATGTACTTCTTTatatatttcttattttttttatatttctgtcATTAGTCAGTGTTTTGCCAATGAAGTAGGGTCCTAACTGAGTCATTTGCTGTATCTGAAGAATGTCTAACTACCTTGAATTTAATGCTAACCATGCTCTCTTAGGTAGTTAAATTGCGAGATGTActgatttggttttggtttcttAGTTTCATACCGTTTTCCTAATTGCATTGATATATCACTGTAGGGAAATCGCTTGCACAAGGTGTTGctaaaccattggcaaaagttTACGTTTAATCCAAGGTAATTGGCCTCTGTCTTGTATTCCCTGATCCATGTAGTTTGTTGCAATGGGCACACTgcaatgacataaaaatcttcATCTATGATAGAGGTCCTCCGCGTTTATAATTTTCCCTACAATGTTTTATCTCTTGGTCTATCCACATCAATTTAGTATGTTGTGTAAGCAACTGATGTTATCTGCAATTTCTCATTTGGCACTCCAACTGTACTTCAGGATCTTCATTTTTGTCACTAAAACATTTTATGGGATCATTCTCATTGTTGTTTGTCCAACTTTCTAGTGGGGGATTGCGACTGAAGCGCGACATCACTGATTATGGAGATTTTGTGCGTAGTTTCAATGCTCCTTCTGTTGATGAGAAATTTGAGTTGTTGGGCATGTAAGTGCACAAGATATGCAATGATTTTTAGATTTCTGCCATTATCTTGTCATTTCTGTAACTTTTTCTGAACATTTGTATAGAATGGCCAATGTCTTTATTGTTGCTCCGGAGAGCCTTGCAAGTTTGTTTGAGGGTACACCTAGCATTCGCAAGGATGCACAAAGGTATATGTTGGAACTGTTAATACTTCTGTTTATCATCTTATATCCATAATAACTTGCTGGTTGCTCATGTTTTCTGATacaattcatttttctttttgtctacCAGATTTGTTCAGCTTAGGGACGATTACAAGAGTGCTAAACTTGCAGCCAAACTCAGTTCCTTGTGGAATTAATGAACATGGTCTTGTGATCTTTAAACCCCTCTCGAACATGGTGGAGTTGATATGCCATGGTTCTGGCATGAGCTGACCCAATTACACAGTTTGTTACCATACGAAAACCTAGGAGGCCATTTTAATCGGCGGTTTTAGTAGAGCTTAGTTATTCCCTCTGGTATTTGGAGGCATGACTAGGAAGGAAGACAGTTTGTgtagttttaatttttcttatgtCTTTTTTATTGCAGTGTCCATTTCTAGTTTTGAATTGTGTGTGTAAAAtgttgatattttaattttccaTGTAAATCAAAATTTTACCGAGTTGTTAGATTGGTGTAATTGCTTAGACCGAAAATATTGTCAATACATTATCAGAGTGTGTAAATTAGTTTTAACAATGCTGATTTTGGAGTGCAACGTATTAATGGTCTCTGCTAATAGATGTCTATTTACTCGTAAAATATGAGCTGTGTGTTGATGCATTCAGCTTGTTAATGTTATCATAGATTTATTTACCAGATTGAAAATTagtaactaaaataaaataaaaatgtacaGCAATTTCTTTTTACGCTCTTGGTCATAATTGTCAAAATCGGATCGAATTACTCGGTCGGACTGGAAAATTGCTGAACCGGCTCGGTCCGGATGATGCATACGACcggataaaaaataaaaccgGTAAGAACTGGTTTGAATTGGTCGGTTTGGTAGAAAATTGGCGAACCGGTCGAATTTTAAAATCTGGACCGGttcaaactaaaaaaataaaaaaaaagaaacccCATCCCCAAACGAAAGCCTAGCTCACTACTCCCCCATTCTCCTTCCCTTCAGAGTTCAGAGAGACTGAGACTCTCCCCCATCCTTGTCTCCTTCAAGCTTCAGCTTCAACCTTGTTACTCTCACCCATTCTCCTTCGTGACTTCGTCCTTCCTGTCCTCCTGAAGAACCGAACGGCTGAATCCACCTTCCAAATCGGCAGCCACCCCAACTCTGTCTCTGTCACCTCGGTTCACCGCCACGGCGCCACCGCACACTCACCTCCGTCGCCGCGCCTTCGCCGGATCCACCAGCTCTCCTCCGCTCGCATCTCGCGTCTCCTCCTCCGGCCGCCTGCGTCCCTGGTGTGCTCCATTGCTTCCCTGCCGTGAGCACTCTTCGTGGTGTGCTCTACTGCTCCACTCTCTTTCCTGCCGTGAGCATTTACTtgttttttcagtttttttttttcccgtGAAATTTCTTGTGTTATTGCTGTGAAttttattgttgattggttGATGAGCTGATTAGAAATAAATATGGCAGGGTCGAGTTGAAATGTTGAATTGGTTTTGAATGGCTGAATTAGTTGAATTGGTTTCCGAACTTTGTTTATGAATTACTGAATTTCTGAATTTGCTGAATTGCTGAAATTTCTTGTGTTATTGCTGTGAAttttattgttgattggttTATGAGCTGATTAGAAATAACTAAGGCAATGGTTGAATTTATTGAAGGTATAAATAAAGATAGCAAAGATATTAAAGAAAGAAGTCAAGAAGACTCAAGATTGGTTAGTTAGGATTGGTGTTCTCAAGTTGGTTATTGGTTTGCATACTAATTTTGCAGTACATGTATAAATAGCTATGAGTCATCAGGTTCTAAAGAGAGAGATATAGATCATTGCTTTTGTatacactttttttttgttatactAATGAAGAGGTATATTCAGATTACAATAGATTATTGGTTTTCATTCTGTTTTCTCAAAGGGTTCCTTTGCTATTATTTGTTCCTCAAGCTATTGCATAGTTCTTCATTCAGTTTTGGCTTCTTGGCAGAGTTGAAATGTTGAATTGGTTTTAAATTGCTGAATTAGATTGAATTGGTTTTGGATTGGTTTTGAATCAGTTCTGAATTAGTTTATGCATTGCTGAATTTCCGAATTGCTGAATTATTTCTTAGATATAATTCATGAATTGTTACTCGTGTGTTAAACTAAGATACTATTGTAGTACTAACTAATTGAGACTTGATTGTTGTTAAATTAAGATGCCATTGTAGCTGactaattcaaattttaatattaagttattgactattttatatttttatttacgTGGGACCAAGTCACCGGTTCAACCAGTGAATCAGTAGCCTGATTGGTTTGATAACTGGTTTGGTTCTGACTTCTGACAACTATGCTCTTGGTTGAGTTTATTGCAATTCACGTGGGTGTTTTATGTTCTTATTTTTAAGACCAAATTTGAGTGTTTACTCAAACACCTTTATGTTATGTCACGGAGAGCGAAATTGATTGATTGTTTGATTTGTTTCGGTAGCAAAAGGCAAATAAATGCAGGTAAAACAATTGATATTGGTGGTAGGGTAGGGCAACAACAAAGCAacatgaaattgaaattttcttctctctttttattttccGTTTTCGAGCTGCAAAGAAGGTGAAGGAGGGTATGATGCTGAGAGTGGCGGTGCGATGGAGCTGCTGGAAGCCAATGGCTTCTCTTCCTCTCCCAACACTTCGATTCCCTCGCCGCCCACGTCTCCTCCGCTTCCCCACCTCAAACCTCCTCTCTCCTCTGTCCGCCTCCGCGACACTTGCTCCCAGTgactcctcttcctcctccttccATGTTGATCTCCAACCTTATCTCCGCTGCTCCATGCCTCACAAGCACCTCCGAGTCGCAGTACTTCTCAGCGGCGGTGTTGACAGCAGCGTCGCCCTCCGGCTCCTCCACGCTGCCGGCCATTCCTGCACCGCCTTCTACCTCAAGATTTGGTTCCAAGTACTGCTCCCTCCAAACTCTAATCCCTCATTAAATTCTCACAACTGAGTGTTCATGACATGATTTGACCTAGTATATGCTTGCATGTAGTTAGTTAACATAACTGCATTTTAATCCAACCATTCCCAACACACTTGGTTAGATTGGTTCTGACACGTGGCTTTTATCTGTAGGAAGATTTTGAGAACTTTTGGTCAGAGTGCCCCTGGGAAGAGGATTTGAAGTATGCCAAAGCTGTTTGTAATCAGGTTAATTTCTTTCCTTGTTCACTACTCAAAAGAAAGAGCTCATTGTTGCTTATGTATAATGCAAACGAGTTTTATTACAGGTTGAGGTGCCATTAGAAGTTGTGCATTTGACCGATGAATACTGGAACAATGTGGTATGATGAAATTAACCCCTCTCTTGAACTTGTTTTTGTCTATTCTTTACTCAGTTTCACCCAAGCTGTCAAACATCAAATTATAGCACATTCGTGTAATTAGACTATTAAAATAATTGAGTGATTCTAATTAAGATGCACACATGCTGCATATCAGGTTTCTTACCTCATTGAAGAGTATCGTTGTGGCCGAACTCCTAATCCGGATGTTCTCTGtaacacaagaataaaatttgGTGCGCGTTGAATTACATGTGATGAACGAATCCACTGCCATGGTTTATTCTGTGTACTATTTCGTTAATCAAACATTAGTTTTTCAGGTGCATTTTTGGATGCAATAAGTGGTATGGGATTTGACTATGTTGCCTCCGGACATTATGCAAATGTTATCCACCCATGTGCAGATCAAATGGAGGAACCTTCTGTTCTGGAGCTGTCACAAGACATGGTACCCATATGAGATGTATATACCATTATCATTACCTGATCTTGTTTGCATTTCAGGTTTATAGGTGATATACATAGTCAGCTTTCTGTGAAGAATTTAGACAGattaacttaaatttttttagaagtcCTATTAAGTGTTTGCTTTCTCGTTTATTACTCAggtaaatatttttgttagcaGTTGGTTTCTTACGtggttttaaaattttaggtgAAAGATCAAACGTATTTCCTTTCACACCTCTCACAGTCCCAGCTGAAGCAacttctttttcctcttgggTGTATTTCCAAGGTTTGTTGTGACTGACTTGTACCAGTTACAATGCTTTATTTTTGTGCATTATGTTGTCACTTTTATGATGGTCTAGCATGACTAATCGGCTGTATGCATTCAGAAAATACTTGTTACTTTTGTAGTGCCCTGAATTGTAATTTGAGTTTGAAAATTGTATGCTGTTTTGCACTAACCACTTATGAAAGGTCCAAGAAGTTATTTTGTTCTGTTTAGTTAACATTTTTTATCATTTCGGGCATGCTAACATTTTTTTGTAAATGAAAAGATTAAAGACAATTATAGCACTGCattgtgaaaaataaaatttgaagtcTAACTTTTGTCTCCTGCCACAAATTTTGCAGGATGAAGTCCGCAGGCTGGCAACAGAATTTGATCTTCCAAATAAGGATAGAAAGGATTCACAAGGTATATGCTTTTTGGGCAAGGTATGCAAAGTAAACAGCTCCATTACACTATATCTATGTCAAAGTTTTGAGAAATAGATTCTTTTACATATCACTAATGATTCTTTTGAATTGATTTGAATGTGGACGACGTTGATTCTGAAATTTTATTCATGTTAATTTACATTTTGAATAATTTACTTTTACGTTGTCAATTAGTTcacattttaatattttgaaacAAATCTCAAAAATTGTTTTCTTATTCAAAACCATGTCCTTACCTTCTGGGTAACAGATAAGGTTCAGTGAATTTGTTGCAAGACATATTGGGGAGAGGGAAGGTATCATACTAGAAGCTGAGACAGGAGATTTCCTTGGCAAACATCGGGGATTCTGGTTTTATACTATTGGCCAGCGCCAGGGTTTACGTCTACCTGGGGGCCCATGGTTTGTTCCCTATATATTTCTTTTTGGCATCAGCTGTATTATCTATCTAATGAAAGTTTCAATCATATAAttatagattttattttattctgaAGATAGATCCCAcatattgtaggtgaagaagtATGAAAGTCTAAACTATATAGTTCACATTGGGAGGTTTTTGAACTTTTGATAATTTTTGTGAAAGGGATCAAGCTTTTGCTCTTCAATAAGTTTCTCCACCTagattcattttaaaatttgttttcattGTATATTTATCCTAGTCTAAAGTATCACTTTTTGCCTCCTTGTAAAGTTTCTTATCCCACTTTTCTTCTCGTGCAGGTATGTTGTTGAAAAGGATATTAAAAACAATGTAGTCTTTGTGTCAAGAAATTACTTTTCCTTTGACAAAAGAAGGCGCCTATTTCGTGTAAGCTCTTTAAAATGGTTGAGTGGGCTGCCTGCAACCCAGACAAGTCAGCTTCAATGCAAGGTGAGGAGTTCTCGAATTTCAGTTTTTCTTCCCTGTTGGGAGAAACTAGAAACATTTTCGTTCTGTGTATAGTACTGTAAGTTCTGTTATCTTGAACCATTTCAGGTGAGACACGGTCCGGGATTCTACGATTGTAGTTTCGAAATGGAAGTAGGAGAGGATGGCCAAGAAAGCATTGCTGTTGTCCGGTTATCTGAAGATGATCAAGGCCTAGCAGCTGGGCAATTTGCGGCCTTCTATGAGGGAAGAAAATGCATAGGTTCCGGTGTGATTTTGGAGTCATGGGATGATCAAAGTTTTCCTGTATGTGCAAAAGCTTTAGAAATTGCAAGAATGGAAGATAAATCAAAGCTAGGGAATCCAGTCAAGATAAAAGTTAAACCAGAAGAGGTATTTGTTTCCACAGAGGTAGCAAGCAAAGCATGATAAGAGAATAAGAAATTCTTGAGTTGCTACCCCTAAAACAATAAGCAGAGGGCCTTATATATTCCCTTCCAATTGGCAATCAAAAGAATCCATAGAAATGGACATAATTAGGGAATAGGGATGACTATTTTATGTTGCAATGCAAAGATAGTAGGAAAGTAAGAGCACCCATTATTCGGTAGTTTGTAGGTTTTTTTGTGGGGGTTTGGTGGTAGCACCAATGTTCTGCAGTCTGTACATAAATACATTATTGACAATATATAACTTAAAGATGCTTCACATGTAACAGAGAAATTTAATTATTGTATCATGGAGGAAGAGATCAATGAAATATTGGTAGAAAGACATTTATGTAATAATAAAAAGTGGTGGAACAATTGGTATAACTATATGAGAAGCAAAATAAAATGCAAACTGCTTTACAAAAATGATGTTACTAACTACATATTATTACATTAAATGGAAAAATGATCATGTCAACTTTATTTTTCATAATACTTCACACAAACACTTTGTAGTATATATTTGCATAAATTTGTAGAGAAAATAAGTGAcattattaaaatcaattatgttaggtgtatatcaaaattaattatcaaaatcagctactagtataaaatatatattaaaatataaaatatattaaaaataattaaataacacatttatatgcaaatatataataattgattttagtatataaatatcatttttgtattaaaatatgACTATCTATTTttcattaaattaaatattgttAATGATTGTTCTTAGGTATATATACattaacaaataaaaagaaattttacaTTAAAAGTTATGATCTTGTTTTAATATCAtgtgtttataatttttttaaaagttatatttaaattaattaatagaaaatattttttggataaaaaacataatataattctagatttaataaaaaaaacaaaaattaacaacGTAAAAATGATACAAGTATCAAATTATATCTAAAATTATCATTAAATTAAACTTAACCCTAATGCAGTGTTTGTTTTaaaggaaacaaaaaaaaaaagtgaaatgaGCAATTGCGGAGCTGAAACAAAATTTTGGGGTAAGATAGAAAATAATTGTCAATATGCTTTTGATATGAATTCCATTTAAGATAAATTCGTCTAACCTCATCTCTCTGATTTGGGTGATATTGCCAAATTTAAATCCGTTTTCCAGGGTCTCGTTCCaaaaaattaaggtcaaactcaTCAAATGCAACTCTTTGAACTTTTGGAGGTTGTATCTCACTTTTTTCGtgattcattaaagtagaagaacaatCTACATgtgttgatattgtaaaagtCATATGTTCTCCTTCTTGAATATTAGCTTTCTTcttaaaaaatgcatcaattctttgatttttcatgattattttatataaaaatttgaatatatatcctctaaaatatgtaaaaaagaagttagaattacaaatattaaaatttataatatttattgaatttttttatcaatttatacaaatacaataatatcaatacttattgaatattctaatattttttatcatataaaaaattaaattaaataaatagtaaaatataaaataatgttaaattacataaataaaaaatacctaattttttatatttgaactcaaaGGTAGAGATAATGTTGCTTATTGAATAGAGAGTTACGAAATGCGAATACATTCAGTTCAGTCCAAATCCAACAtgttttgaatatttaaaactaaaaattattatgcaATAAAAGCAAGAGATGAAGATTGAACTTTGGTATTTTAAGTCATAGTAAAATATTTGAACCAAttgaactaattttttattttttgaaaaagtattactaattttttttatcaaaagtTTGGGGGGCCATGGCCTCCATTGTCTTAACTAAGCTCTGCCTCTGTACAACCAAATATTTTCTCTTCTCCTATGAGatgaaaacaaacaaaaaaaaataaaaaagatacaattatatatttattttttattaaaaaataatttatatatattaatatattataatttatatataatatagaaaaagatattaatataatatcatttggttatgattttttcttttcttattttttttctttcatccaaacaaaaaaaaatttcttcttattttttttatttatttattttttatttaaacaacataaaaaaaatcaatttttttattttcttttctctcattttctttttttcccattttctttctttctattttctatcTTGCATCTAAACGGTCTCTAAATACGGGTGGTAATAGGACGgatagaaaaatttttttactatacCCGCCCTGCCttacaataaaaatttaaattctaatctGCCTTTACAAATAGGGCCCCGCTACACATACAAGCAAATAACGCATACAATCTTACAAGTTGGCCCAACTCAGGTTTAATCCACGCGCACTCCCTCCCTTTAAATGGAGCGTCAATTTCATGCGCGTCACTCGAACGATTACGCTTCGAAAAAACCGCTCGTTATGGCtcactcttcctcttctccttTAAAGATAACACAAATCCTCAAGTTTCGAGCAACATTCCAAACTGAAGAGACATTTGAACTCGTCGCGAATAATAGCAGAAACCATCAACAAAATATTATTCAAGGTACGTTATTGTTTTACTCATCTTGTACATTTTTCACATTTCTGTTTCTGATTTCGAAATCGAAGAACtatgttttactgttcttctatgTTCTTCTAGGTTTTATTGATCTTCTTGTTCTAAGAAATTGAACACATGGTGTAAATATATTTGATCCAATtataagtaaattttttttccataattaaactctctctggtgtattcaaaatgtctgatttacaggtactataatatgaagtggtgatccagatagattggaacccatatatgacggtctgcatagagatctgcataatacacccaaacacagactataaatacacccgataaaaaattaaatttacacctctgctgcagattttaacccaacactacctgaaagccacttgttgttcacaagaccaaaattaattaaactctctctggtgtattcaaaatgtctgatttacaggtactataatatgaagtggtgatccagatagattggaacccatatatgacggtctgcataatacacccaaacacagactataaatacacccgataaaaaattaaatttacacctctgctgcagattttaacccaacactacctgaaagccacttgttgtccacaagaccaaaattaattaaactctctctAGTGTATTCAAAATTTCTgatttacaggtactataatatgaagtggtgatccagatagattggaacccatatatgacggtctgcatagagatctgcataatacacccaaacacagactataaatacacccgataaaaaattaaatttacacctctgctgcaaattttaacccaacactacctggaagccacttgttgtccacaagaccaaaattaattaaactctctctAGTGTATTCAAAATTTCTgatttacaggtactataatatgaagtggtgatccagatagattggaacccatatatgacggtctgcatagagatctgcataatacacccaaacacagactataaatacacccgataaaaaattaaatttacacctctgctgcagattttaacccaacactacctgaaagccacttgttgtccacaagaccaaaattaattaaactctctctAGTGTATTCAAAATTTCTgatttacaggtactataatatgaagtggtgatccagatagattggaacccatatatgacggtctgcatagagatctgcataatacacccaaacacagactataaatacacccgataaaaaattaaatttacacctctgctgcaaattttaacccaacactacctggaagccacttgttgtccacaagaccaaaattaattaaactctctctAGTGTATTCAAAATTTCTgatttacaggtactataatatgaagtggtgatccagatagattggaacccatatatgacggtctgcatagagatctgcataatacacccaaacatagactataaatacacccgataaaaaattaaatttacacctctgctgcagattttaacccaacactacctgaaagccacttgttgtccacaagaccaaaattaattaaactatctctggtgtattcaaaatgtctgatttacaggtactataatatgaagtggtgatccagatagattggaacccatatatgacggtctgtatagagatctgcataatacacccaaacacagactataaatacacccgataaaaaattaaatttacacctctgctgcagattttaacccaacactacctgaaagccacttgttgtccacaagaccaaaattaattaaactctctctAGTGTATTCAAAATTTCTgatttacaggtactataatatgaagtggtgatccagatagattggaatccatatatgacggtctgcatagagatctgcataatacacccaaacacagactataaatacacccgataaaaaattaaatttacacctctgctgcaaattttaacccaacactacctaaaagccacttgttgtccacaagaccaaaattaattaaactctctctggtgtattcaaaatgtctgatttacaggtactataatatgaagtggtgatccagatagattggaacccatatatgacggtctgcatagagatctgcataatacactCAAACACaaactataa includes:
- the LOC130960683 gene encoding uncharacterized protein LOC130960683 — encoded protein: MMLRVAVRWSCWKPMASLPLPTLRFPRRPRLLRFPTSNLLSPLSASATLAPSDSSSSSFHVDLQPYLRCSMPHKHLRVAVLLSGGVDSSVALRLLHAAGHSCTAFYLKIWFQEDFENFWSECPWEEDLKYAKAVCNQVEVPLEVVHLTDEYWNNVVSYLIEEYRCGRTPNPDVLCNTRIKFGAFLDAISGMGFDYVASGHYANVIHPCADQMEEPSVLELSQDMVKDQTYFLSHLSQSQLKQLLFPLGCISKDEVRRLATEFDLPNKDRKDSQGICFLGKIRFSEFVARHIGEREGIILEAETGDFLGKHRGFWFYTIGQRQGLRLPGGPWYVVEKDIKNNVVFVSRNYFSFDKRRRLFRVSSLKWLSGLPATQTSQLQCKVRHGPGFYDCSFEMEVGEDGQESIAVVRLSEDDQGLAAGQFAAFYEGRKCIGSGVILESWDDQSFPVCAKALEIARMEDKSKLGNPVKIKVKPEEVFVSTEVASKA